Within the Gossypium raimondii isolate GPD5lz chromosome 12, ASM2569854v1, whole genome shotgun sequence genome, the region GAGTCGAGTTTAGAAGCGAAGAAGAGCTCGTTTTGGAACTCACGCTCCCCTTGGAGCGAACCGGCGTCCATCACCTTAACGGCGACGGTTCGATTGCCGTTACTGTTGTTAATAGTAGCACGGTAGACAGAGCCAAATCCCCCTTGACCAAGGCGGCGAGAGTCTGAAAACGACGAGGTGGCACGACGGAGGACGGAATAAGAGTACCGATGCGGCGGTTTAGAGTGGGCAGGATTAGTACGTTGCCGTCGGATTTTACGAAGACACAAAGATAGAATCAATAAGATTGAAAAGGAAGCGGAAACAGCTGCGACAGGTGGGAAAATGAGTCGTGCAGGTAAAGGACTCTGGTGGTATATCAAAGGCGGTTGCTGCAACGGCGGCGCCGGCAGCGGAGGGATCGACCGTCCCATTctataacaacaacaacaacaaaatttaaaaaaaatcccaaagaAGAGGGTGATTTTACGAggataaaagggaaaaaaaaggtgGGGTTGTTTCAGTATCTGAATGTAATGATTTTTCCACTTGTTTTGGTTTCCTGTAATGAAAATGAACAGACAAGAAGAAAAAGGGAGATTATTAGAGCTCCAAAAGGAACATCAGCTCCTCTCTTTTTGAGTTGTAAAATTGTAGTCATCTACTTTGACCTTTGCCTACTTTCATCCCTTGAGTTCATAGAGCAGCTATATcgtctgtttttttttttttaataaaaactattaaaatatatgatttccGATCCGTAAGGagttaattaccttttaaataaaattttaagtctaattttccttttaggatttcatataatttgattttaattttaatctaagttaatataaatatgttttatccATGtcaaatatgtaatttaaatgcTTCAAATTTGTATGAGCTTGAACTCGCGAATGTCTCAACGTGCAAAGTAaattctctttaatcaaaaatatCGGCCTGTAAAATAAGAGGCACGTAATGTTTAATATAACTATCGAATATCTAAAGATAAGGTATAAAAGACACTGCTATTCCCTCCAAAATAATCCAAGCCTAGCTACGTACAAAGCTAGAACTTTAAATTGAAATCTttccttttgtttaatttatttttaaatagcttttaggtttgatatgaaaaaaattaattttaacagcTCAAGTTATCTCCTAATAAATAAGATTAAGAGcattaaagtttgattttttgTCAATTAATGCACCAAAATTGTAACATGAGAACAATCACAAATTTcccattttgaaaaaaaatgtaactTGGCATATTAAAAGGAGTACAATTGGGCGAATTAATGCAAGTGCAAAAATATggaaatcaattttaatttaactaatcattaaaattttacttcaaatttaaatatttgtaatcttttaatattataatgaatttaatttatacaaaaaatcaaatgggtacttttttaaaaaatttaaatttatataataataaaattatattttgacccaccaaaatttaaaactcaattttaatttttaaaataggaattattaattaatactttaaaattttgtagttaatataattatgaaattatattttgatttattcaattcaattctcaaaaattaattttgtctcTGAAATTAAATCTAGTGAGTGCATTAGGTATGaatttcttgtttgtttcttccCAAATTTCAAAGCTTgatccatttttatttcttattactatttgatttgactttttttggcttttcttttatattttcaaaatttgaatttgatggaatattactattttattcattaaaaattcatatattaatttgtattttcttttcaaaagtcCAAAGTGGCTGCTGTCAAACGTCTTTTCCTGCTTTGGCTACATGAATCTATTCCCTTGGTAAaagattttctaatttttactcACATAAATTAGACGAGGTATTATCATAATCAAATTGGACcgtttcattaaattaaattaaaagttagttAAATATTCAAGTATATAAACTtcacttaaatattattaataaaagttaaaagagttattattattttctaatttttcaatgtattaattatttacattttataaatatattaaagaggTAGATActaatactaaattttaaaaaaatagatgaattttCTAAAacgagtttaaattttattgtttatgttcaattcttttataaattaaaaataaaacttaattaataaatattttaatattttaaatcgatTCATTCgagatgaaatttaaatttttttttaaaacacaaaacatgTATATCtcatttgtatttaattttaaaaaattgaaatacaaaaaagaaatggTAAATTGTCACGTCTCACGTGCGGATTGTCTGTTTGATGACATTGATTTCGTGTAACACATATTGGACAGAACACGATTCTGGAGAGTGAAACTGAGGATGGTGAAGTcaaagtatatatatgaaattgcaCGCACGTGGGTGACCAACCCACCCAACCAACTGCTTTCACATGCCATGCCATGCCCCAATTGACGTATTAAATGGTTATTTAAACCCATAACGGTAGAAGTACAATTATTACTAATATAGATCAGAATTAGAACTCTTCATGGCCTCGTCGGAAGGCCcatcaaaaaattgaaatgtttgggtaaaaatataaatttaaaaataaatttaggcaaaaatatatatataatccaaGCCTATTATGTTGTTttcttactattttattattattgtttaggTATTATAGAACTCTTATTTTATCGAtaatattgttactattttagagacatttacTTATTAAGTTACACCTATagtaatgttatttaagtatacgcatttttttaaaatttgtttttaatttgttggaaaatatttattttaattttttttagtatttttaatgtagtatatattttcaaacttatataaaaaaattaataccaGTGGGTCGGGCTAGACTTGGATAAAATTGTAAGCCTATTTGTCGGGACGAGCTCAAGCCAAACAAACAGGTCTAAGATTTTGGTTGGACCCGACTtggcccatggacacctctaatCCGAATGAGTATAATGGgattaatattcaaaatatatttgaaacaaaattaaaatagttttagaaattatttatataagatCAAATTTAAGTTAGAATAAAGGttgaaatatgttataagtttctaactattaatattgttaaactCAAGTTCATTACAACCttattttttagttgcattAATTCCTAACAAGTAAGGTTTttattgttatcattatttcaaaatgtcgtgcaaaaaattaacaatactaacatttgaacttgaattttaaattctgaaaaatagagagactaaattctaGATTAGTACAGAGTACAGAGACTTATATTGTActtttatttagaataaatttagtggTTTACATAAGAGAGGAGTCGAACCTAAGGCATTTACCAATAATACTAAAGTACCATTGACATAACTTGTCTTAAACCTGCAGCTATCGAACCCCAACATTTGAACCAAAGTACCATTGACATAACTTGTCTTAACCCTGCAGCTATCGAACCCCAACATTTGACCTATTGATCAAAAGTGTTCATCATATTCTTAAGATTGTGAGATTAATCTATAAGTTGTGCCTGAGTAATACTTTAAATAGATATGTGTGTGAGTTTAAAGATTTTATCgtataaaaaagagagtaaaagaACATCAAATGAACTACTGTTGGATATGACATAGGCTTGTTTTGGGTTCCATATTTGAAACGATTTATACAGTATATGCAAAACCACCAGGATATCAAAGGGGGGCCATCACCTTATGAAAAGGAACTGTCACTGAACTTATTTATGGCAGTTCCCATTTTTGTAGGATCATCACACCGCTTTCGACATATTTTGGCAACGACACTTGTCACCGGGTCTAGTTGCTATAAAGAGTAGATCAACAATTAATGTTGTCACAagatttgaatttcttttagcTGTAATTTGTGATCACTTCTACCCAAAGACGAAGCTGAATGTCAATTATTCTACAttaataaatcttttataaatttgaagatGTAAGTCATCAACATAAGGTGTTGTTGAGACTTAAATGACCAACTTGACTTGGTATATATGTATCATCTTCCATCAATATTTCGGTAATTTAACTAATAAGTAAATTTGTCcgcaacataatttttaaaaatggtcaattgaatcaatttttcttcattagtccattaattaaattttatgatgtGACCagtgttattaaaatattattagattaatcGGTTAAATCAATTGAACGAGAATGGATCAAGATATTGACCCAAACAAAATGGTTGAActgattgaattaaaattgacaaaaatcaATAGTTGAACtggtttaataaattttaattatttatttatttcttgttgtATAGCAATTGAACCAATCAAGTTAACTGAATCGAAACTAATAATTTGACTGGTTCAACTAATTGGTCTAATTACTAAATGATAAGtacacatatattatatatttcaaaccCTTCTTACTTTACTTTTTATTGTTCCATGATcgaaatattgtattttatctCCGTTTATGCATTTAGTGTTGTTTATGCATTCTTTGCtacttttctctatttttacttgattttatgttatttagtTACAAGTGATTGTTCCGCATGTTTCTGTGACTTAAATTTAGTGCATACAAACTTGGAAGATAATATCGCGAGTCATAAAGGATAGAATGAGCATTTCCAAATAAGACCTCAAGCTACGGCTTCACAACCCAGCGCCGTGGTGCTGACCCAAAACAGCAAGTGGTGCCCCAACCCAACAACCAACACCTCAAGCCCCGTGTCACAATGCCATTTCACCAAGTTGCGATGTCGTTGTTCCTGTATTGTGGGTTcgtttattgttttaaaactgAGATACAAGGCTACTTTCGTTCTTTTCGAGTATTTAAGTCTAAATTAAGTTTGTAACCTTAGTTGGAAGTCAACTAAAATTCcataactctataaataggatcTTAGAAAAGAGACGAATCATCTTTGctctcaattttgattcaatttatgttttattttcccaTGGATTATTGAACTCCTCTTTTCTAATTGAAGCAATATTCGAAATTTGATTCTATAAACTTGTGAGATCAAATTGCTCTTAatctttctttgttctttagtATTTGTGTGTCTTCTAGTTTAATTATAATCGTTCGGGTTTGTTAAATATTCAATCGGTATTTGATAACTTAGAATGATTGCTTTGTCAATTAGATAATTAATCGATCGACtgatttctaaaatttcttatGATTGCATGATTATTTATGTAGTGTAGGCATGCaatctaacttaaataaatcttaattatGCATTTGCTGGTTAGAATTGTATTTCTTTCGTTCTCAAGgctattgataaatttaattctgaCGATTATTGTAGGattgttttataataagaaaaggattgttttataataagaaAAGCAATTAATGGCGATTGTCTTGATTATCGAGAAGGTAAGAGATTAGGTTACCATGTGATCGTCAATAactataattgatttattaaaaaatattaaaattcatcttTGTATTAACGATCAAACCTTTGAACCAAACGAAAAATTTACTTTAACTAGAGTTTtcctcattattattttttatatatttttttactttgttttgcttctaattttagtttttaattctaaacccattatttattttaattttacttgtttgttaaataaataaaattatcatcgATCTCTATGTGCGTGTCGCTTTTCTACTAATTCATCTTTTTCAAGTAGGCTTTATTTTTACGACTTCAACAATCATACATTTAAACACTATATGTAACACACTCTTCTAAGATTATATCATATCTTCacctaaaatttatataaatttttcattttcaagttcaattattaaaatgaattaatttgtcAAGTTCAGTGTCaacgtaaataaaaaaaatacaattatcAAATTAGACCTAGTTGctaaattcaagaatttaatttcaaataaaaaattatgttaaaatttattttaatacaaattaagAACTATAAGCTTATTTAAACAGGTTAAAAAgaacaacattttttttttttttgcttaaataTGTTCAATTATAATCACTCATCGGGCATCCAGACATCAAGGCTCGTAAGTCCACCGAACCCGAACAAAGATCATTGTCAACCGAGCCCGCGCTTTAATGGAAGGAGATAGAGGTCCTGGTACTCTCAGAGAGTGCCAATCCTACCTCAAATCTCCCCCATTTAATAATCTTATCATAAACTCCGagtcaatttaattcaattctaagTCAGCAACTGCAGTATCTATGCATGTTTTCTTTTTACCATCATGATTCATGCATGAGTCATTTTACATGCAAGGTTCATATAAAACATCTTGATTTTTACCTCTGGTTTTGGTTGTTGTCAACTTTTCTTTAGATCAACAACTATGACACTGATGTTATCCAAGCTTTTTCGTCCAAGAGCCAACCGAGTaagcaatttaattcaataGTCTTATCATAAAATCCGagtcaatttaattcaattctaagTCAGCAACTGCAGTATCTATGCATGTTTTCTTTTTACCATCATGATTCATGCATGAGTCATTTTACATGCAAGGTTCATATAAAACATCTTGGTTTTTACCTCTGGTTTTGGTTGTTGTCAACTTTTCTTTAGATCAACAACTATGACACTGATGTTATCCAAGCTTTTTCGTCCAAGAGCCAACCGAGTAAGCAGTGCAGCGGCGAGTACACTGCGAGAAGGGTATAATGCTTCAGTCCCTTCATCTTTTTGGTTTGATCGTCCTGCGTTGAATACACTGTTGTTTCCTTCTTTAAGACATTCATGTGCAACCTCGCAAGCCAAGTCGCTAGATAGGACATCCCATAAACCATCACTTGCAAGGATTAAGCACTCGTCTTCTGGTTGTCTCTTTGTGAATGTTATCTCGGGTTCTGATGATACAATCGGTTTTAGGTATTTGTCACCTGCTCAGaatcataaaaggttaaaaagaGTAAGCATCCATGGCATCACTATTTGATACCAGAGCACGGGCAAATAAAATCCAATGGTGCTTTCGTCTTTTGTGTTAAACAAATCGTCTTGAACTTTGGGATCGAAAAATTAGCCACCTCCAACATGGTTATAGCTATGACCTAATGTGTTTCTTATGGAAGTACGAGGACATTATCATCATCAACTCTCAACAACAACGCATTACAGAATCAACTTTGAATGCAAATCCAGTAATGACTCCACAATTGTAAGatcattaaaaatatcttttatttgaaaatggaACCTAAATCGTATGCTTCGGTTGGTTTTAAGGTATGTAACAAGTTTGACACTCTCCAGCACTGAGAACAGAGAAAAAGTGAAgcaaataaaggaaaaaaatactGCAATGCCTTCCACAACAATTAATGGTGATAGAATGTACCCGGATGAGGAAGAAATCCAATTACACATAAAGATATATTGCAATGCAATACCCCATTTTTATAGAAGCCATACCTTCCGCAACAATTAATGTTAATACGAGTAAAGCATAAATCGGAATGATAATAAATGGTGAATACACTTGGCAGGTACTTATATTATAGAGACTGGATCAAGTCAGTCCCTCGACgattaaatggataaatttaatcattatactattaaaaagaatcaactAAGACCAGGTTTCAATATTGTTAACAATTACTGTTCAAAAATATGGATTATTGTTTAAGAGAGGTAGTATTTTGAAAGCCAGTTATGATTCTACAAATTGATtcttttgtttggaattgaatggtaaatgaagaaataaatttcatgtcatttttAAACCATAAATGTGAGcctttattagatttttttaatagtattaaattagcgattaatttgatataatctgTATAACATAGATTTCAAGGATAATAAACTGTTAAATCTAGAGAGAAAAAAAGCTTACCTATTGCCCTGGACATCGCAAGAATGCCTTCAACTCGTGCTCCATTTACAAAGATAACCCGACCTCCAGCAGCTTCAATCCGTGCAAGTTCATCTGGTCTGTCAGGCTGAAAAAGCGAAACCAATGTAGACAATATGATCAAATAGTACTTTATTTTAttggaagagaaaaaaaaagaatacgAAAACAAtagttttatgtttaaaaatgtcAATAAAGAATTTCATCAATTGAAAAGACAAACACCTGTTCAGAGAATATCTTATTAATTAGTATTATCGACTACAGCTAGTTAATATCTTTTAGTTATACTCTTATAAAAGAATCAATAAACTAAAGATTTCTTaatataaatcacaaatttaaaaaagttaaaagtatatataacaTTCCaataagattataaaaaaaGGTCAAAAGTGATAACTTATTTGgcagtttataatatttgattgtttttctaAGTACCAGATGTCAGCGAAATGTTGGGGATTGCCCACACACCATCAAAGCTCGAAGACAATggcaaaaaaaacaaaaagcgAACCTTATGATCGAAACTTAGGGGTATTGCCTTCCCGCCGCGATAGAGGACGGCACGTGAATCACCGCAATTGGCGACGACGATGTGCTCCGGCGTTAACAAGGCTACCACGGCGGTTGATCCACCGAGGGCCACCTCCATCGAGTGGCATCCACAATGGTGTCCCACGCTCCCGCACGTGTTTGTCGCCACCGCATCCATTCTCTCAAAGCTCCTTTTCATTGCGCTTCGCCACCTCTTTTCACGCTCCTCCTCCGCCGCCGCTTGTGAGCTGCCGTCTCTCCCGCGCTCGCTCTCTCTCGTGCAACCCACGCGCATCAATTCTTCCTCTACGAACACGTGCATCTTTTCCCTGCACAGTGCTGCAACCTGCAGAGGGAAAAAAAGATATTAGAAAGCTATATCCAGAAATCAGAttgtaaaatgacaaatttaccCCTACGATAAACCTGCCCATCTCTGCTGCTATTGACAAAAAAGAGCAAGCGAGCGCCATTTTTTAATCTGGAaccttccttttattttcaaaattctttaatttaaaaaattaaatattaatatattaaagcTTTACATGAGGGCCACCATGACCGTCATAAACAGCGAAGAAATGAACAGGTCTCCGATGATTAATATCAGGCCGGCAGAGTTCAGTCCGAACAGAAATAGCATCCTCCATCTCACGTGATCTCCCGGAAATCGACATAGTTCCGTAAACCGGCCCGTTATTCAATTCCGCTCTCGACTTCCCGCCCATAGATTCCTCCTCGCCAGAAGAACTATGCGTACTGTTAGTCACTAACAGATCGCCGGCTTCCAGCACATGTAGCCGCTTCCCTTCACGACCGCAATCTGAACTCTCCGCAGGATCCTCCGTTTGGCCCAGACTCCGTAACGCTCCCGATGCCGAGACAGCAGCATGCCTCCTCATCTCAATCCTTCTTCGCCGTCGTTGCCGGCACTTCGCCGGCgtatcttcatcttcatcactCAGCATTCTCCTATAAACCTCCGTCATTGAAAATCTCCTCCGCCTAacattattcaataaaaatccCCCCTTAATTTCTCAATCAtcacaaaaccaaaataaaaaaatacaaaggaaaCGAGAAGAACAACAAAGtgtatattttcatttgttcaaaACTTATTTGAAAcgtataatgaaaaaaatggcAACGTGTAACGTTACGTTTTATTTCTCGTGTAACTTGTAAGCCTTCTACTGGGTAAAGCCAGCTTCATGCGAAACTGCCCTTGTTGCCCGAAACACTACCCATTACCAACCACTATTTGTTTCCCTCATGACACGTGCATAACCCAGAAGCACTTTATCTTCCCGTTGAAACGTTAATTTCATGTCTAGTCAATTTCGCGTATCGCGATATATTTGGGGGAAAATAACGTTTGCTTCGATACTGGAGAGGGTGACACGTATAAGGGAAGTTCCTATAAGTGGCGGCCCCGACCTGTTCGAAATAAAGCAAGTAGGGGTGCTGAAAATTTGACACGTgtatattaataaaagttagcGGGATGGGCCCTCATGGAATACGTTTTCACTTTCAAatgttcttttcatttttctctctccTGAAATTGCGCGACATCGACACACGTGGCGGAATGTGAAGAAACCAGCGCCGCGCAGGTGGCATGGTGTGGTCCATCCTTGACAGGTTGAGAGAAAAGGAAGTGTCGTCGACTGCGGCCGGCAAAGCTATTTCCGTcaagggatttttttttttggtttatatttgtttatcgaatttaaaatattaagaaattatATGATTCAACTTTCCAGCTAAGTGAATTttagtgtttatatttttattcattttaacaattgaatttgataattaaatcaATGTCGATCTTtaagcttaaaaaatataaaagttaatattataaaatcgtGCCACAACattgtttaataataaatttatataagttttaagtGATAACCGATACAAtcttaaaatatcatatttaatgttttaataattagaCTGTTGGTTGAACATATCGGACcgtcaaatttttatatatcatgCAATTATATACATAGGTCTCGACTCTTATTTCGTATATTGTCATAATTGGAGTATAATTCAATTTGTTAGCTTTAGTCTAGATCGTAGTAGTTCTCAGTTCATTTgtgttataataatttaattttattttgtgattaTATGGACAATTCATTTgtgttgaaataatttaatatttataattacttTCACATATATTTGTACTTTGAAAAGAAGTTTATCTATGTagttgttatataattatttttgatatttataattatttatatttgtactctcacataaataatttaatatttataataacaccttaaatatcatataaaattcatttaatttcttttgaaaagaagTTGGTCTATGTagttgttatataattatttttgagaattttatataattataatattgatattgtttgtgtgtttattttatgtacaatataataattaatatttattttacttactttgtatttaaaatgtgtttatattttattattaataattaaatatataatttttatgtagaaTTATATGTACACAAAatgttcaattatatttttataaatatgcttataaaaatattatttaatatttgtgaataaattcattaaacatttacgaataagttaatttaattaaaatgtatttttaaatgcaaataattttaaataaaaaattcaaatacactTGAAGTTTTCgtaattttcattgtttaattttatttcgaTTTTCGAAAAAAACGACTTTTAatggttaatattttaaaaagttacaaagtattttttttaaatgccaaatttaatcaaataatttaaataatttaataaaagaaggGAAAATCTCAACATAGACACCCCCCATTCAATCAAGTttatttagggtgggtttgaaTGGGCggttgggtgcggtgcggtgcgtttagtttactttttgtctcacgctacagtgtcactacagtatctaatctcaccgtcactgcaatttttacactaaccacagataaacgcaccgcccatccaaaccacCCTTTCTGTCATATTTTCGACCAGAAATTGCATGTGACTTTTTCCCTATACGGTTTGCAAGATTTTCAACATTGTCGGGAAACGTGAAGTTGGAAGTACATAAAAACCCGGGCGGGATTGGGAACACGTGTTAACCATGTGGGAGTGCTGTCATACATAAATCGGTGACCAACGGGTCCACTGATTATGTCGTTAGCGCCTTTTTTCTTACCCATTGGATGAAAGCATGAGCTGTAAATTGGACACGTGGTAGCGTGaggtttattttttctttgatcgAAGTGGTAGCGTGAGTTGGAGTGTGAAATTGGTCAATAAAATTTGGCATGTGGAGACACGTCATACGTccctttttcatttcaaatcaattcaacatgatcaatttatctaaaatttaagaaatttaattttaacgttttttaattaaattatgacttaacccaaaattaaaacagCATTTTTAAGTAAGCTCTATAAATTAgtggtaattttatattttaatttaaaaagttacaaaatgatgatttaattatttaaaatttttatttaagtcacttagttgttaagtttttttataagTTCGACTAGTAATTTCTGAGCGATGATTTAAAAATCAATGCAATGGATCAGTACCTATCGACGAGTAAAATAGCATAACTTAGATTCAAGTTGATCTGACGGTGAGTGTCGAATATTTGGGAAAAAAGTTGTTCGGATTCTGATTCGCAGATTCGTGGCGCTCAAAactgtttcatgaaaaaaaatcgaattgtAAGAGAGAAGGGAAAAAGAGTTTTTCAATTGGTGCGAGCGgtgtaaacaaaaaaattcatataacaattattttaacagtctaataacttaaataaactaATAGTTAACCTTCGAGAATAATCTTAATCATTAAACAcattaattagaaaatatgaGATGGAATTTACTTgctaattttagtattaaagttttaacGTCATTGtctttagtatttaaaattttaatttttcgaaatttaaaatcaattttaatagaaatgaagcaaataaagcttaaataattatttaaaagacttttatat harbors:
- the LOC105765596 gene encoding probable protein phosphatase 2C 75 encodes the protein MKLALPSRRLTSYTRNKTRRRFSMTEVYRRMLSDEDEDTPAKCRQRRRRRIEMRRHAAVSASGALRSLGQTEDPAESSDCGREGKRLHVLEAGDLLVTNSTHSSSGEEESMGGKSRAELNNGPVYGTMSISGRSREMEDAISVRTELCRPDINHRRPVHFFAVYDGHGGPHVAALCREKMHVFVEEELMRVGCTRESERGRDGSSQAAAEEEREKRWRSAMKRSFERMDAVATNTCGSVGHHCGCHSMEVALGGSTAVVALLTPEHIVVANCGDSRAVLYRGGKAIPLSFDHKPDRPDELARIEAAGGRVIFVNGARVEGILAMSRAIGDKYLKPIVSSEPEITFTKRQPEDECLILASDGLWDVLSSDLACEVAHECLKEGNNSVFNAGRSNQKDEGTEALYPSRSVLAAALLTRLALGRKSLDNISVIVVDLKKS